The genomic region gtggtttttcaaaagtgacgcgtaaagttcaaaataaagatttctattactcaaaatcatttttttatttagtgaaagcaaaattggatgactaaaggtcataataaaattttctatcattcaaaattatgttttttttttgtatttagtacaaaaatttatgcaaacacacaaatggatgattaattttgcgccaccttgtacttctATGAATATAAAAATCGTAAACTATATTTGTCCAATTGTAGAACTACAATATTTCCATATAAACACACAGATTTCAGATTTCTGTGGATATCACTTACAGGCTGTATTTCTCGTGGGTTTAAATCTATGTTTTTATATCTATAGCTTGGCAAATGAGGAGCACATCCATGATTGCAAGCCTAAAGAAGATCTGATGAGCTTCACTTGTAAAATGACCAGATACCCCATAACATGAGGCCACTTCTAACCAGAAGAACAAACGCCTTTTGCAGCCGCTCGTTCCGAGACAGACGCTACGAATTTCGGGAGACCtctaaattacatacatatatgatgaTAGACTATCCAAAGCTTCTGCACTAGTTGGCATTGGTCTTGTCTCCATCGCGGATTTTATACCTCGTCTTCAGCTATGATTTCTCGGGTTACCAGGGTGTACCAGtgatagattagattagatttgtggggggttggacaagtccaagccaGGGTGTACCACTTGAAGGTGAAATAACGAATTGAGGTTATAGAATGCTGATAGCTGCTTCCTCAGATTTCTAAAACCCCGTTTACACCCTAGACCCTATCTTTCATTCGGGGAAAAAGAAGTTTATGCTGATATTTGTTACGTCATAGTTGCTCTGTTATAGTTTTTATGGAATTCcaacaaaaataagtttataaaatttgtatttccaACCcttgtgaaatgaaaatttgaagctgtcactatttaaagCGTTAAATCACATCAAATCAATAACTTTTCAGCCGATATGAAAGCAAGTGCAAATTCTCGTTGACGATTGCCGATTTAAGCTTCATTTTTGCATGATGATGCTTCCATTTTCCGAATGGCCTTAGAAGTCATGCTTggacatgcatatgtacatacgtacatgcatacattcatacatacatacatacatacctatgcgtGAAAACATTCACTTTTCCTGTGTGTCCAATACGCTGCTATTAGCTCTTATAGATTATATTTGAAGTAGTTCCTCGAATAAAACTtacccatacacacatacgcatgtccatatacatataaatatatgtagctCTAACAGCTTGGTTTTTCTAAAGGGGGCCACTCACTCGCAACAAACCATaagaatttgttgaaatttaataGATTGAAGTGTGTGTGGCGTGGTTTGTAACAGATTGAATatacgtttatatgtatatgtgtgtatgtatatgtctatGTTATTCTTCAACTGCTGTTTGGAGCATAGGACATCAACCACTCTTCTTCTCCTTCGAACACGGTTTTGTGTTAAGCATCTTCGTGCGTTTCACTATAATACAAGAGACTTCATTTCAGCCTCTGTTGAGTGCCGCCAGGTGGCACGTCGTCTGCCATTTCCTCTACCAGTTTATTGAAATGGATTCCAGCGTGGCGCTTGTTTAGCGACATTGTCGTTATTTTTCCTTAGCGCGTGGCCAATCCATTGccatttcctttttttgatttctgatttAACGTCAACCTGGTTAGCTTGCGCCAACAACTCGGCGTGGTTATTGTCCGGGGCCAAAAAATTTGCGATTTGTGAAGCGCTTCGTGATCTTCGCAGTTACTTTCCAGGTAGTGCAACCATATAATAGACTGGAGTTGAGGTTCGAGTTGAAGATGCGCCGCTTGATGTGAAGGCTGATACTGTTGCTTTGCCACAATGGGGCGAGCAACGGAGCTTTCCTAGTTCTATATTCGATAACCACCTCAGAACCGCCGTGACCATGCAGCCAAGGTAACATAATTTGTCCCCGGTTTCGAACTGTTGTGCACCCACTATCAGTTGTTCCGGTATGGGGTCACTGAGATGCAGCGCTTTCCTTTTCCGTAAGTTGACTTTGAGGCCTTTTGGTTTCAACTTCTCCTGCATGGCTTGTGCCAGCAATTTGAGGGCACAAAGCTTGTATGCGAGCAAGCCGATATCATCAGCGAATGCCAGTTAGTTGGGGAATGTGTTATTGGATACTCCTCTGTTGGTTTTCGTTGCTAAAGGCAAGAAGAGAATTGGTGACAGGATGCAGCCTTGTCATACACCATTTAGCACGTGAAAAGGGTCCGACAATTTTCGTTTACGAAGGACGTAGCAACTTGCATCACAGTAACTCTCCTTTATAAATGCAAGAAGTTTTTCAGGGATACCTCTTCTCCTCAACGCAGCCCAGATGGGGTGTGTCGAAGATAGTGATCTTATCCTGGAGGTTTGCAATCGATTGTGTGTAAGAGGTGAAGGTGACGCATAGAGAAAAGCATTCAGAGGCTGTAGCCCAAGAACGATGGAAATAAGATTGctcccatcagagagtgcgtgacgtcacaccGGTGCGAGTGCATAAGAGAGGTATGCAAATGCGAACAAGAAAGCAAGAAGAAGAAAGTACACAAACAACACACGAATAAATTGCACGAATTACACACAATGATTCCGTAAATTTCACTGACAGTAAAATAGCGGCACCATGATCGGTGCCACCTTATTATATCTCTCTATCGTGAGTGTTAGACCAATGACTGGCTCGCAGCGATTTTGAAGCAATCAGCCGATTTGCTGGGGTAACAAGGGATGTGGTTTGCTTACGACAAAACTTAGATTGGGTTGgggatataagaaaaaaacgcAGCTCTAGCTTCAGATCATCGTTGCTGGCTGAACAACAACTGCTTGGGCGAGAGTAAAAACACGAGTGAAAAGAGCGGGAAGTCTGATGCCACACCGCCCtacatcaaatatcttggactAACGATTGACCACAGGTTGAGCTTTAAGAAGCACCTCACATACGTCACCGGTAAAGCGGAGGCTTTAACTGCATTAACCCGGATTATGATGAAAACGAGCGGTCCTGAGCAGAATTTTCGAGAAGCTACTTAGCGTGGTATCATCTATCTTGCTGGATGCTGTACCGGCCTTGGTCGAGGCAATAAACTGCGACTCCTACATGAAAGGCATGAAATCGGTGCGCCGGTTATATGCCCTCAGGGTATGCTGCACATCACGCACCGTATCGGAGGATGGTGTACTAGTCATAGCGGGTACGCTACCGCTTAAGCTGACTGCATTCGAATTCGCTGATATAAAAATACAGCGAGCGAATTCAGCACAGCTGACCAACCGGAAGACTGAATGGTAGCGAAGCATCCGTACGTGGCAGGAGGATTAAAAAGAATTCTACGAACGGTCGATGGACGTATCGATTGATTCCGAATATCTTTAAATGCataaatcgaaaacatgtaCTGATTGACTTCTACCTGGCCCAAGCACTTAATGGACATGGATGCTTTAAATTTTGTCTGCATAGATTTAAGCATGAAGACGAACCGTAGTGCTCTTTAAGTGGCATCTTAGTTGAATATGCAAAGCATATTTTCTTTGTGTGCCGGAAGTTACGCCGACAATTTTGGTACGGATGGCCAAACTTTAGAATCTACCATCCTTGAAATTGacgatttttgtaatttcttttgaGATTTCGAAAATGCGGAAAAATGGCAGCATTTATAATAAACCATTTCATATAATACTTTTGGTATATTTAGTGTGCCCAATAGCCGACACTTCGACCTAAAACATCTTTCGTGTCCCCACCCCACCAtacttgaaaactattttctttCCGCATTACAAATTTATTGCGATGAAAATTGTCAACCGATCCTCGGCGAAACAAATTTGAACCGATTTTTAGGACCCTggtattttgagtttttaatcTGTGTAATTTCCGTCTGGATCTCGGATAGTTATACCCAGGGCATCGGTTTGTCCATAGGGTACGGACAGGCAAGATATGATTCGATACTTTGTTGGTTCCGATGTTGAATGGATCAAAAGTTTCTTTTAAATGGTTGGCAAAAGCGAGGGCTTCGCTGTCGGGGGAACCTGTCGTATAGGAGGTGGTTTTAAGTACCTAGAGACCTAACTTTATACTCATCATTTCTATTTGGatcgacatttttaagatagTCCCCAAAGGCTTCTTCTTTCAACTAAGATCATTTGTATTTAAGTCCCTTAACAGCTGTTTTATCACTCGGATTTGTTCTGTTTTGCCCAATCCTTCTCAAACGCCTTTAATGTTGCACTTCGTCACTAGAAACTTCGTCAGAATATGGTGAATTTTCCCCTAGCTGTATTTGGTAGGTGAAATTCTCCACAGCATCATCTAAATctctttttaagtaaatttacatgATGAGATTTTTGTGGCACTCGAAccaattgtggaaaaaatcTAGGTTTAAAATAATCACATACGATTTGCAGCAACTTTTTAGCACCTGCTACCTGACGTACTTGCAGCTCTACtaactatgtatatatgtgtgtatgtatgcatgtatgtatgtatgtatgtatgtatgtacctgttAATCAAATACATAGTTGGCGAATACCATCCTTGGCACGACTCTGTTGCAAAACATATATTTTGAGCTAATTTTAAGAAATGAGTGGCCCCAGTTTGCTCTGACCTTAGTTCATTGTTATTGCTATggctgttattgtttttttttcctttactctaaaaaaaaatcccttTGTTTGAATTCTTTTTAGCGGAAGACGTAAACGGACGACAAATGACGCAGTACAGGTAACCCTCCTACAACGCGATTAATTGGTTCCTGAAAAACTCCGCGTTGTAGGAAAATCGCGTTgtaggaaacttttttttcctccatttttccttttcttaaacAATATCACGCAAgtaacattttaaagttttctcagccgaattaattatattagacctttcatcgaataaaaaaaatttattttttcaaagatatttttctatttgtctatttcaatataataacataaattaattcatttaattaaccAGCAAAaagcaattcatttatttaaataacataaaactaaggaaaataaaatctgGGAAAAATAGACACGGATTTTCAAATCTACATATTTCAGAGGATTTTAAATCTCAACCTTCTACAAATCCGCTCCCTCGTCCTCACTTATTATAATTTGCTTCAAACGTTTTGCTCTTGGTCGTCCTATTTCAAAATCCGAGCTTGACCCACTATCACATTGATCCGGTTCAGCTATTATTGCTGGtcttaaaaaatcttttattgatGTCTGCTTTGTCCTACTTCGTAAATCTTTATAGATTTCCTGAGGATCGTTTTCCAAAACATACTCTTCCAACTCCTTCGCCAGATTTAAAAGTTTCTCCACACTTTTTAGCGAAAAGTTTTTGATTTCGGTGTCAGAGAGGTCGTCAGAGCTTTCTTCAATCGATAATGCTTCACTTGTCATTGCTGCTAAATCTACTTCATTTAATTCGTCGTCCACAACTAATTCTCGAATATCAGCCACATTTATTTCGTCAAATCCATCGCCTTTTATTACGTTTGCCAGTCTCACTACGTTTTCATATTCATCCTCAACGAGATTAACAACAGTTTCCTGTACTACAACCTCTGGCAAAAGTGCTTTCCAGCAAGCTCTCAGTGTTGATTGACGAATGTCTTTGAGTGATTTGCCGACGATTTCACAGCAATCTAAAATTGAGAACTGTTTCCAGACTTCTTTGACCGTTATATTCAATGATTCTATCTTCTCtaatattaattcaaatgaTTTGCGTATGTAGTATGCTTTAAAGTTTGATATTATTCCTTGATCTAAAGGTTGTAATATTGATGTAGTATTGGGCGGTAAAAACTCAACTTGAATATTTGGATGACTTAAATCAGTTgcatgagctggtgcattatctaaaagtagcaaaactttgaatgccaagttctttttttttagatagtTTTCTACGTCGGGAACAAAGCAATGGTAGAACCAATCATTAAATAGTTTGGCAGTCATCCATGCTTTTTTGTTCGCTCTCCAATACACtggaagattgtttttattgtttccttTCATGCAACGTGGATTTAATGACTTGTTAATAAACATtggttttgttataaaatcacTAGATGCATTACTGCAAAGTAACAATGTTATTCGGTCCTTAGAAACCTTAAAGCCAGGAGCTCCTCTTTCGTTCCTCGAAATAAAAGTTCTTGATGGCATTTTTTTCCACCACAAACCTGTCTCATCAGCGTTAAATATTTGATCTGGCAAATAACCAtgttcttcaataatttttatgaactgTTCAGGATATTTATTCGCCGCATCAGCATCTGCGGATGCTGTTTCACCCTGAATTTTCAAACTGTGTAGAGCATGCcgttttttgaacttttcaaaccaACCTTTGCTAGCCAGCTGGTTATCTTCGTCGGTTGTTGATTGTCCTGTTTCctttaaataattgaatatttttaatgctttctgTTTAATTATATTGCCATCCAAAGGCAACCGCCTTTGCGTCATATCTTCTATCCATACCGTTAGCGATTGttccattttttctattatcttcGTCCTTGGCCGAGAAGTGATTTTTGCGAGGACCGATGATCCGGATGATACCGAATTTCTAATTttatcttcgtttttttttttatggttctTATCGTGGActcgtttaatttaaaatgtctaGCAACATCAGCTATTCTCTCTTGATTTTGAATCcgattcaaaatttgaattttggtttcAATCGTGATAAACTTTCGTTTTAATGATGCGTTTTCCTTTGCTTTTGGCATTTTTATGGCctaaattacaaattaattaatttaagttataaaaaaagtttaacagaAACTCACCGattataaaatctatttatcttgatttttacaaaattattattatacgaAAAATGGTTTCACAaacgttttaaaatttgtttcaactCCTCTTCACGACTTACTGTGAATGACTAAACCAAatcaaatttccaaaaacattCTCAAGAGCACTGTTGCCAATTTAGCTCTTTCAGAGCTAGATCTAGCTCTTTTTTTGAGGTGTTTTAGCTCTCGTTACTCAGAGGGAGTTGGCAACAGTGCTCAAGAGTTAATTTTCGGGGAAACCccttgttttatataaaaacgtGTGtgtaaatgtttgaaaaaattgcggTTTGCAAAAGTCTATAGTGCATACAAACATTCAAACACttttagtatgtacatatgtataatacaaacatattattatttctttatgagACTACGAATAAtagatatacacatatacacaagtaatttttgataattgtgtGTTAATAGAATACAGTTTATAGaatatgtattgtatttaaaaaatgcttaaaaatcgCGTTGTAGGAGTCGCGTTATAAGAAACATTCCGCAATTCGCAAACCGCGTTGTAGCGAAATCGCGCTATAGAAGTACCGCGTTATAGGAGGGTTACCTGTAATTACCGAATGCGGGCACGCATTCTTCCGCACAAGGTGACGCGACTGAACAAGTAGATCAATTGAGAACATCCGAGCCTAGGCGAATGCCGCAGACCTTATCACCGAGACGGTGATGCCTTCCAAGAATATCGACCAAAggtttgaagaaaaattaaccATGCGAAGTTCAGATGGTTAACCAATCCAGAAGTACTAACTATTTTATGGGTTTAACAAAGAGCTGAGCGTCAAACATCCGTGGTTTACAATAGACGGTCGTTCCAGTTGAAAAACGAATCAATTGAAAAACAATTACGTGATATTTCAATCTTTATATTTGAATGGGATGATGGCATACAAATGCAAACAGAGCGTAATGCATTTTcaattcacaaaataattttaaaaattacttgaaTTAAGCAAAACCTGACATGCACCtgctttgtttttctatttaagtTCTAGTGATAGTGAagggtatgaaaaaatataattttaagaagGTACTTGAAAGTTCgcggtataaaaatatataatacaaaaacaacaacaaaactaaaaacgCTTCAAGGATATTGAGCGCAAAAGTCTGCACTCAAATCAAGGCAGGTGCAATACAAGGATCTTAGAACTATGATGCAATTAGCAAGGCATTGCCAAAATATAGGAAAAGCCTGGAAACTTCCACACTAGCAACGGTTGGGTTGCAAACTTAAAAAACGGGGCATGGAATATCCttcaagaatgaaaaaaaatttgaacaatttgGAACTGCATTGTTGAACACATTCCGAGGTAGTGCAAGGCGCCATAATTGCTTTAGTAGACACTTGGTTGTCAATGAAAATATTGGTTCGAGTATTTAAGAGGAGTTAATTTCAGAGCCAATTCAGCTGATTTGTTGTGGCTTAGATTTAAGGTTGAAATGAACTGCAGTAATTAGGGAgtctgaaagacttttggagatcAAATTGCAGACAAAAGACAGCCGATACTACTCCTTTCGccattttggacccatcagaACTAGAAATTGTATGGATGGTGTGTGGATTCTTAACCGTTCTGCCATCAATTTTGCTCTATAATAACGCTAGGCATTTTGCCAAATTTTACTTGTAAAATTACGTAGTCTGGCTTTCCAATTGAATCCTCATACCTgaatgaattaaatatattacatacttccacaaatggaagctaAAAATAAACTTCAATAAAAGCGAAACAACTATTGTTTAAGGAATACgtaaaaacttatttccaaatgTTCGTAAATATGAgcctcaaattaaaataaatggactcaacataaaatacaaagaacAAATTAAATACTTGAGCATAATTTTTGATAGCAAATTCACCTTTGTAAGACATGTAGATTTCATTtagacaaaagcaaaaaaaatgttctttagcTATTGTAATTTAGTAAGAAGGCAAGGTGGACTATCGAactgcattaaaataaatatttacaaacaaataattagaCCAATCATATCTTATGCTCATCCGATATGGTTCAACATTTCGTCGAACCAAATGGAGAGACTAAGACGATTTGAACGAtatattttaagaatttgtaGCGGTCTTAACCGCCAACCTTACAGAAGTGGTACTTTTcggaaaagaatttttaataaaagtttatatattatgaaaaatgtaaaatatcacGCATAGACTTTTTCTTAATGAAATCGTCAATAAGATTTGTTGATAAACTGACATTCATAGAAAATGAACTGATAAACAAATATCTGTCAAAGGCAAGGGAAATAGCATTACCTCTAACGGAAAAACATTTAtcaccaatatttttaaaaatactaagaaataataatatgttattatacataaaaatagtaaagcaatatactcgtattatCATAGGCGatacaatacttacaacttcaACGATGAAAATTTAGCTTATAACATTGATCAATTTATAGCCAAataaattacactgtgcgacggtgattttatacttttatggagacctagcataacttgtggctatagaaaaactaaacaaaatggtataggagaaatttccaatacacccccaaaatctcattttatggccataaaaccctttttcagtaggttgatgtgaagaatcactcctaacttcgccaatttccatccgattttgaatttgttttttagttcgaaagaataaaaacaagcctttttggcagtttgttgaaaatttttctgaaatgacaactgacgagactgtaagcggaagtatttggaattttttttattttttctctatttttttaactttgacgTAATTTTTACGGTATtgtccgatattgaggattttttttagtacactactgttatagtaaatttaattttgcgtcgaatgagctatatttgactgtaattgaattaaaattaatagagttgtgtgagttttaagatttttttttttttttactaatttggtatgtaggtataacttacgctaaatgggaataaggacgtgttttgatgcgttatagatacgtaatatttattggagtatatatgtactgtactgcatacaacagaactggttaaaacttacgaaaatatctgacatattatagcacattttttttcaatagaaatatgaaaaagctcccaagtgtgccaaagttcacattgtacattgattaacaaaagaagtttgttattataatttaaccttattaaaacgtcaaagttttattgtttgtttcattaaaatttaagagatataaatcaaaacgttgccagaaaagtcgaatttctcaatattctccgatgatgtggcatcatcagccttatcataaaccagatgattgttatttttataaaacggacgtaaacggtcatcatcataaagctcgaaagcacataaagtatgctgatgttgcaactgttaagaaccccgtagtcttggacgatataattgactcaactgcaggtcatgaactgaaggaagttcaactcattgctgatgatgatcaaactgataacaataaacctaataatgaagagtactttccgtctggttctaagtcttcagaacgaaacgttgtatcaaattcagattttcaggatctttctcgtgatttacttctatcgggaagacaatgtgaaacgctcgcttctcgatttaaacaatggaatttagttgatgacgacttcagatgaatgatgatgatcgaatttcttacagagaagtactcaaaactgatgaagagaatgacaaatgtaccgtaccatactaaactccaaagggccgtttccaatgcatttttaagtttggaaccagttccgttgtgtactgcaccgtaccgcaccgtaccataccgtacaatgctgcactgcacaatactccaataaatattatgtgtttataatgacacttgttatcatttccatgcttcgatgcctacataccaaattagtaaaaaaaaaaaataaaatcttaaaactcacacaactctattaactttaattcaattacagtcaaatatagctcattcgacgcaaaattaaatttactatattataacagtagtgtattaaaaaaaatcctcaatatcggataatatcgtaaaaattatgtcaaagttgaaaaaatagagaaaaaataaaaaaaattcgaaatacttccctctacagtctcgtcagttgtcatttcagaaaaattgtaaacaaactgtcaaaaaggcttgtttttattctttcgaactaaaaaaacaaattcgaaatcggatggaaattggcgaagttaggagtgattcttcacatcaacctactgaaaaagggttttatggccataaaatgagattttgggggtgtattggaaatttctcctataccattttgtttagtttttctatagccacaagttatgctaggtctccataaaagtatatttaattttttttttgttttgtcacacagtgttataGAAGTTTAATATACGTTATCGCCTTTTTAAGCCCTTTTTGggagaatataaataagttttgaaATTATGCCAAAGACATTCCAAACAATAATGATAACCTATTgtataatcaaaagaaaaataagttttaaactcctaaataaatacaaatgtatgttaggataatgctaaataatctaattttatcataactttgtaaactcctatgttaaaatgataTTGGCCAATAAATGAATTATTCATTCATTAAATGAATggattaaaaaaactttcagaaAATTTCAGAATTCCTGGTACAGTTATTGCAAGTTCAGCATGGAGTCCAAACCAATATGGTCGCTTAAGTGAAAATTTACGAGGTTTACCTTTTTttagcggccaccgtagccgaatgggttggtgcatgactaccattcggaattcacagagagaacgttggttcgaatctcggtgaaacaccaattaatgaagaaaacgttttttctaatagcggtcgcccctcggcaggcaatggcaaacctccgagtgtatttctgccatgaaaaagctcctcataaaaaccaatatctgctgttcggagtcgacttgaaactgtaggtccctccatttgtcaaacaacatcaattcgcacaccacaaatacaaggaggagctcggccaaacacccaaaaagggtgtacgcgccaaatatatatatatatatacctttttAGAATTGCACTGCATTTCGTACGCTGtagaaattataattaagtttGATAGAGTCTctgctttaaaataattaaaatttttggcgaaTACCAAGTTTTTATAAATGGGCGAATTTACAAGCTTGGAGAAGCACGAATGCGACCATAAAACTGAAAATGCCTTTAGATTTtataaatatagaaattttaCTGAATATTGCCtgcacaaaaaactaaaaatcgaaatgttgaaaaacaattttttgtcccCGTCCGCCCACTGTGTGCTGTTCTCTTTCTTGTTTGCCACTTCCATTCAGAGAAATATTACGTCACAGCCAGAAATACTCTCAAAGATATTGTATTCTTACCTAGGTACCGTTATGCTTGGTCTTAATTTTACTAACTACTTTAGTACTATTTTTCTTCTACTTTAGTACTATTTCTCTATTTCTTTAGTCCtactttagtattattttttactattttagtaCTATTTGTCTACTACTTTAgtgctatttttttactactttagtacaatttttccactactttaatattatttttctactcattttgtactatttttttagtacttttttactatttttctacTACTTTAGTGCTCTTTTGCTATTACTTAAGTCCTACTTTAGTGCTATTTTTCTTCTACTTTAGTACCGGTTTTCTATTACTTTAGTAGTATATTTCCAATACTTTAGTACTATTTTTCTACTACTTTAGTGCTATTTGCCTATTACTTTAGTACTGTTTTTCTACTGCTTTAGTACCGGTTTCTACTACTTTAGTACTATTTTGTTGttagtaatatttttctattactttagTAGTATTTGTTTACTActttatactatttttgtatttcttctactttagtatttttgtatttttctactGCTTAGTATTATTTTTCTGCTAATTTACTTTAGTGCTATTTTTCCACTACTTTAGTACCGGTTTTCTCTTACTTTAGTACTATATTTCCACTACTTTAGTA from Anastrepha obliqua isolate idAnaObli1 chromosome 2, idAnaObli1_1.0, whole genome shotgun sequence harbors:
- the LOC129237174 gene encoding tigger transposable element-derived protein 1-like, coding for MEQSLTVWIEDMTQRRLPLDGNIIKQKALKIFNYLKETGQSTTDEDNQLASKGWFEKFKKRHALHSLKIQGETASADADAANKYPEQFIKIIEEHGYLPDQIFNADETDNAPAHATDLSHPNIQVEFLPPNTTSILQPLDQGIISNFKAYYIRKSFELILEKIESLNITVKEVWKQFSILDCCEIVGKSLKDIRQSTLRACWKALLPEVVVQETVVNLVEDEYENVVRLANVIKGDGFDEINVADIRELVVDDELNEVDLAAMTSEALSIEESSDDLSDTEIKNFSLKSVEKLLNLAKELEEYVLENDPQEIYKDLRSRTKQTSIKDFLRPAIIAEPDQCDSGSSSDFEIGRPRAKRLKQIIISEDEGADL